The Ziziphus jujuba cultivar Dongzao chromosome 7, ASM3175591v1 genome includes a region encoding these proteins:
- the LOC107425275 gene encoding transcription factor bHLH94 yields MALETAIFPADPFSSHGYKDFHTSLGGVGTWSHAAAAAAAAYTGGLEKVDTDQDLDMIWNCSPNSSLPLQSFNNDPADTISSSAENFSGSNNNGYVVGGTVVSPVKSTVTTTITGRRKRRRTRSIKNKEDVENQRMTHIAVERNRRRQMNDYLSVLRSMMPSSYVQRGDQASIIGGAINFVKELEQLLQFLETQKRNQQSDSNLSTLFSDFFTFPQYSTSTQFNNSLSSEPKTLMAEKQSTAAIADVEVTMVETHASIKVLIKRHKKQLFKMVVGLHSLHLLILHLNITTVDNMVLYSFSVQVEDDSQLTSVNEISASVYEMLERIQEEAEYS; encoded by the exons atggcaCTAGAAACTGCCATTTTTCCAGCAGATCCTTTCAGCAGCCATGGCTACAAGGATTTTCACACCTCCTTAGGAGGAGTTGGAACTTGGAGCCATgcagctgctgctgctgctgcagcATATACAGGTGGTCTCGAGAAAGTCGATACGGATCAAGATCTCGATATGATTTGGAACTGCTCGCCTAATTCATCACTACCCTTGCAGAGTTTTAATAATGATCCAGCGGATACCATTTCTTCCTCCGCTGAAAATTTCAGCGGCAGCAATAATAATGGATATGTTGTCGGCGGCACTGTTGTTTCTCCGGTGAAATCTACAGTTACTACTACTATTACCGGCCGGAGAAAGAGACGGCGTACGAGAAGCATCAAGAACAAGGAAGATGTTGAGAATCAGCGGATGACTCACATTGCTGTTGAACGCAATAGGAGGAGACAAATGAATGATTATCTCTCTGTCCTCCGTTCTATGATGCCTTCTTCCTATGTTCAAAGA GGAGACCAAGCATCAATTATTGGAGGAGCCATTAATTTCGTGAAGGAGCTTGAGCAGCTTCTGCAATTCCTAGAAACCCAGAAGCGAAACCAGCAATCGGATTCCAATTTATCTACCCTCTTCTCCGATTTCTTCACCTTCCCTCAGTATTCAACCTCGACCCAGTTCAACAACTCGTTATCATCAGAACCCAAAACATTGATGGCCGAGAAGCAGTCCACAGCAGCCATTGCAGATGTGGAAGTGACAATGGTGGAAACCCATGCCAGTATCAAAGTGTTAATAAAAAGGCATAAAAAACAGCTCTTTAAAATGGTTGTTGGTTTGCATTCTCTACACCTCCTGATTCTTCACCTCAACATCACAACCGTTGATAATATGGTCCTCTACTCTTTCAGCGTCCAG GTTGAGGATGATTCTCAGCTCACTTCAGTAAACGAGATTTCAGCTTCAGTTTATGAGATGTTGGAGAGGATCCAAGAGGAAGCCGAGTACAGCTGA